The Candidatus Izemoplasma sp. genome has a window encoding:
- the aroC gene encoding chorismate synthase: MSTIGDAIPISLFGESHGKMIGITIHNLPAGIKLDLNMINNALEQRRPTSSLSTKRREPDPYQIISGYFQDKTTGTPLTIVIPNKDTKSKDYNKDILRPSHSDYTAHIKYRSNHDYRGGGHFSGRITAPLVILGAICRQLLEQKNIIIASHIASIKEVNDASFTLDNITKENLKSLLNSAFPVIDDTILPHYEKTILTAKENKDSVGGTIETAILNMPAGIGGPYFNTLESTLAKHLYSIPAIKGLSFGKGFDITTLYGSEANDPFTIQNDKIVTKTNNSGGIQGGISNGMPIVFKTAVKPTASIGKHQKTVNYKTKETMTYQLEGRHDPAIVHRVVHVINAMTAYALVEVLTKEEGYSWMI, encoded by the coding sequence ATGAGTACAATTGGCGATGCAATTCCAATCAGTCTTTTCGGTGAATCTCATGGAAAAATGATTGGTATTACGATTCACAACTTACCTGCTGGTATTAAACTAGATTTAAATATGATTAATAACGCGTTAGAACAACGACGTCCGACATCATCTTTATCTACAAAAAGACGTGAACCCGACCCATATCAAATCATAAGTGGGTATTTTCAAGATAAAACAACAGGAACCCCTCTAACTATTGTAATCCCTAACAAAGATACTAAGTCTAAAGATTATAACAAAGATATTTTAAGACCATCCCATTCCGATTATACTGCTCATATAAAATATCGTTCTAACCATGATTATCGTGGAGGAGGTCATTTTTCTGGCCGTATTACAGCACCATTAGTTATCTTAGGAGCAATATGCCGACAATTACTAGAACAAAAAAATATAATTATTGCTTCTCATATTGCATCCATTAAAGAAGTGAACGATGCTTCTTTTACACTAGATAACATCACTAAAGAAAATCTTAAATCACTTCTAAATAGCGCTTTCCCAGTAATTGACGATACCATTCTTCCTCACTATGAAAAGACAATTTTAACAGCTAAGGAAAATAAAGATAGTGTTGGTGGGACCATTGAAACAGCGATATTAAATATGCCAGCTGGTATTGGGGGGCCATATTTCAATACTCTAGAAAGTACCCTAGCTAAACACCTTTACAGTATTCCTGCCATCAAAGGTTTATCCTTTGGTAAGGGCTTCGACATCACAACACTTTATGGATCAGAAGCAAATGATCCTTTCACAATACAAAATGATAAAATTGTTACAAAAACAAATAACTCTGGAGGTATACAAGGGGGTATTTCCAATGGCATGCCGATTGTCTTTAAAACCGCTGTTAAGCCAACTGCCTCAATAGGTAAACATCAAAAGACCGTAAATTATAAGACAAAAGAAACTATGACCTATCAACTAGAAGGCCGTCATGATCCAGCAATCGTCCATCGCGTTGTCCATGTGATCAATGCTATGACAGCCTATGCACTCGTAGAAGTCTTAACAAAAGAAGAGGGATATTCATGGATGATTTAA
- the aroB gene encoding 3-dehydroquinate synthase — translation MKKVFVKTKHHTYTVYIEHDLLSNITPYLPKTSNYILISDDNIPKVYYETIHKQLSIKHSYFFKAGEQSKSLPVVQDIIEQMIEDGVTKDYVLIALGGGVVGDLAGFIASVYLRGIDYVQIPTTLLAQVDSSVGGKTAVNSPTMKNAIGAYKHPKKVLIDPKTLNTLENRHFNNGMAEIIKYGLISDSKLFHRLNTNNIINIIDEIIATCVAIKARIVYLDEKDQGVRQLLNYGHTIGHAIEQYSEYELLHGESIAIAMHMLAKDKPFEESLTQLLRHYNLPLDYSYKKDAILKAIKTDKKVYNDHLNMILVDEVGNGYIKTIKLTEINNYLR, via the coding sequence ATGAAAAAAGTCTTTGTTAAAACAAAACATCATACCTATACAGTGTATATTGAACACGATTTATTAAGCAATATTACACCTTATTTACCAAAAACTAGCAATTACATTCTCATTTCGGACGATAATATTCCAAAGGTATATTATGAAACAATACACAAGCAATTGTCAATTAAGCACAGCTATTTCTTTAAAGCAGGCGAACAATCAAAATCGCTACCTGTCGTGCAAGATATTATCGAACAAATGATAGAAGATGGCGTCACCAAAGATTATGTATTAATTGCTTTAGGTGGTGGTGTCGTTGGTGATTTAGCTGGATTTATAGCTAGTGTGTATTTGCGAGGTATAGACTATGTTCAAATTCCAACAACGCTTCTCGCTCAAGTCGATAGTAGTGTTGGTGGTAAAACAGCTGTTAATAGCCCTACAATGAAGAATGCAATTGGGGCATACAAACATCCAAAGAAAGTCCTAATTGATCCAAAAACGTTAAACACATTGGAAAATAGACATTTTAATAATGGTATGGCAGAAATTATCAAGTATGGGCTGATATCAGATTCAAAGTTATTCCATCGGTTAAATACAAATAACATTATCAATATTATTGACGAAATTATAGCAACATGTGTAGCCATAAAGGCGCGCATTGTCTATTTAGATGAAAAGGATCAAGGTGTTAGGCAACTATTAAATTATGGCCATACCATCGGGCACGCTATTGAACAATACTCAGAATATGAATTACTTCATGGGGAATCGATCGCTATTGCGATGCATATGCTCGCAAAGGACAAACCTTTTGAAGAATCACTCACACAATTATTAAGACACTACAATCTTCCGCTAGATTATTCATATAAAAAAGACGCTATTTTAAAAGCCATTAAAACTGATAAAAAAGTTTATAATGATCATTTAAATATGATTTTAGTAGATGAAGTGGGAAATGGCTATATAAAGACAATTAAATTGACTGAAATAAACAACTATTTGAGGTGA
- the aroA gene encoding 3-phosphoshikimate 1-carboxyvinyltransferase produces the protein MNDTVVKLFPTSLHGSISAISSKSVAHRAIIAAALSDQPSTLYNVLLSDDIKATLNAVKKLGTSIKIKDSSIYIKPKKKRFLKAKTIDCNESGSTLRFLIPVTSLYDKTITLTGRQSLLNRPMTLYEDVFNKSDSTLTIADNKIVVNGSIKPGEYILKGNVSSQFFTGLMLTLPLLDGDSTLIVEGPLESKSYIDLTIDVLKSFNITIKERENRYYIKGNQQYKGNQYTVEGDFSQAAFFFVAGAINGGISIHNLNINSVQGDKAIIDFLTQMNAQPIVTDNGYTITKKSTLGTTIDISNCPDLAPILSLLGSVSEGTTKLINAHRLKIKESDRIYSTVSTLKALGADITNDDESITIKGKKHLEGGVTVDSFNDHRIAMMVAIATTVCKNPVTLTNAKAVNKSYPSFFEDYKRLGGIIEIKE, from the coding sequence ATGAATGATACCGTCGTTAAGCTATTTCCCACATCTTTGCATGGTTCTATATCCGCTATTTCCTCTAAAAGCGTTGCCCACCGTGCGATTATCGCAGCGGCGTTATCAGATCAACCGTCTACTTTATATAATGTCTTATTATCTGATGATATAAAAGCTACTTTAAACGCTGTGAAGAAACTCGGTACATCGATTAAAATAAAGGACTCCAGCATCTATATTAAACCAAAGAAAAAACGCTTTTTAAAAGCCAAAACCATTGACTGTAATGAGAGTGGTTCAACCCTTCGTTTTTTAATACCCGTTACATCTTTGTATGATAAAACAATCACATTAACAGGTCGTCAGTCATTATTAAATCGTCCTATGACATTATACGAAGATGTCTTTAATAAAAGTGACAGTACCCTTACAATAGCCGATAATAAAATAGTGGTAAACGGCTCTATTAAGCCAGGTGAATACATATTAAAAGGGAATGTTAGTTCCCAGTTTTTTACCGGATTAATGCTCACACTTCCTCTATTAGATGGAGATTCCACACTCATCGTTGAAGGTCCACTAGAATCTAAAAGTTACATCGACCTAACAATAGATGTGCTAAAATCATTTAACATCACCATAAAAGAAAGAGAAAACCGATATTATATAAAAGGAAATCAGCAATATAAAGGTAATCAATATACTGTTGAGGGTGATTTTTCTCAAGCTGCGTTCTTCTTTGTTGCTGGTGCGATTAACGGTGGTATTTCTATTCATAATCTGAATATAAATAGTGTCCAAGGCGATAAGGCAATTATTGATTTTTTAACCCAGATGAACGCTCAACCTATAGTCACGGATAATGGCTATACCATAACAAAAAAATCCACTTTAGGAACCACTATAGATATTTCAAATTGTCCGGATTTAGCCCCCATTCTATCCTTGTTAGGTTCCGTCAGTGAGGGGACAACAAAATTAATTAACGCCCATCGCTTAAAAATAAAGGAATCTGACCGGATTTATTCAACAGTATCTACTTTAAAAGCCTTAGGGGCTGATATTACAAACGATGATGAATCTATCACTATCAAAGGTAAAAAGCATCTAGAAGGTGGCGTTACTGTCGACTCATTCAATGATCATCGTATCGCAATGATGGTGGCAATCGCTACTACTGTATGTAAAAACCCAGTAACATTAACGAATGCGAAAGCTGTTAATAAATCTTATCCTTCCTTCTTTGAAGATTATAAGCGATTGGGAGGCATTATAGAGATTAAGGAGTGA
- a CDS encoding prephenate dehydrogenase, with amino-acid sequence MTIGIIGLGIIGGSYAKALKPYGYELVGIDIKQETIDYALKHNIVDRGSISAKKLLKDCDIVFVCLYPNQTIDFIKKHINNFKQDAIVVDVAGVKRHMTNQLDLFFNDDINIVLTHPIAGSEKSGISHSKANLFEGANFVITPHSRNKEEHINLIKTLAKQMGFSTVTEISDVDHDKILGFTSQLTHAIAVALVNSDAYNFDTKRFIGDSYKELTRIAMINDELWTELFFENKDFLTRNIDTFIDQLSLIRDSIQNKDKDTLTKLMQKSTKTREDINNE; translated from the coding sequence GTGACTATCGGAATAATTGGATTAGGTATTATTGGTGGCTCTTATGCAAAGGCTTTAAAACCTTATGGGTATGAGCTTGTTGGTATTGACATCAAACAAGAGACAATAGATTACGCCCTAAAGCATAATATTGTTGATAGAGGCAGTATTAGTGCAAAGAAACTTTTAAAAGACTGTGATATTGTCTTTGTATGTCTATATCCTAACCAAACAATAGATTTCATTAAAAAGCACATTAACAATTTTAAGCAAGACGCCATTGTCGTAGATGTTGCTGGTGTAAAGAGACACATGACAAATCAATTAGATTTATTTTTTAATGACGATATAAACATCGTGTTAACCCATCCCATTGCCGGTAGTGAAAAGAGTGGAATATCCCATAGTAAAGCCAATTTATTTGAAGGAGCTAATTTTGTTATAACCCCACATTCACGTAATAAAGAAGAACATATAAATCTCATCAAAACACTCGCAAAACAAATGGGATTTAGTACGGTTACAGAAATTTCTGATGTTGATCACGATAAAATTCTAGGATTCACCTCACAATTGACTCATGCAATTGCAGTAGCGCTTGTGAATAGTGACGCCTATAACTTTGATACTAAACGGTTTATTGGTGATTCTTATAAGGAATTAACACGAATTGCTATGATTAATGATGAATTGTGGACTGAGTTATTTTTTGAAAACAAGGATTTTCTAACTAGAAATATTGACACTTTTATTGATCAACTGAGTTTAATCCGGGATTCCATTCAAAATAAAGATAAAGATACTTTAACTAAACTAATGCAAAAATCGACTAAGACAAGAGAGGATATTAACAATGAATGA